A single genomic interval of Nitrosomonadales bacterium harbors:
- the aroC gene encoding chorismate synthase, whose product MSGNTFGTLFTVTSFGESHGKAIGCIVDGCPPGMALSEADIQPDLDRRKPGTSRHVTQRRESDTVEILSGVFEGKTTGTPIMLLIRNEDQRSKDYGNIAETFRPGHADYTYWQKYGIRDHRGGGRASARETAGRVAAGAIAKKWLGEKYGVEVRGYLEQLGEIVVPFKSWDDVSAEGNTFFVADASYVAQLEDYMDALRKSGDSIGAKLAVVAHNVPVGWGEPVFDRIDADIAHALMGINAVKGVEIGAGFGCVTQKGSEHGDELTPNGFASNHAGGILGGITTGQDIVARYAIKPTSSIRIERDSINKAGEAVKVSTEGRHDPCVGIRATPIAEAMVALVLMDHALRNRGQCGDVVCETPQIR is encoded by the coding sequence ATGTCCGGAAATACCTTTGGCACCCTGTTCACCGTCACCTCCTTCGGCGAATCTCACGGCAAGGCGATCGGCTGCATCGTGGATGGTTGCCCGCCGGGCATGGCACTGAGCGAAGCCGACATCCAGCCCGACCTCGACCGCCGCAAGCCCGGCACCTCGCGCCACGTCACGCAGCGCCGCGAATCGGATACGGTGGAGATCCTGTCCGGCGTGTTCGAAGGCAAGACCACCGGCACGCCCATCATGCTGCTGATCCGCAACGAAGACCAGCGCAGCAAAGACTACGGGAACATCGCCGAGACCTTCCGCCCTGGCCATGCCGACTACACCTACTGGCAGAAATACGGCATCCGCGACCATCGTGGCGGCGGCCGCGCCTCTGCGCGCGAGACTGCGGGACGTGTGGCGGCAGGTGCCATCGCGAAAAAATGGCTGGGCGAGAAATATGGCGTGGAAGTGCGCGGCTACCTGGAACAGCTCGGCGAGATCGTCGTGCCGTTCAAAAGCTGGGACGACGTGAGTGCCGAAGGCAACACCTTCTTCGTGGCCGACGCGAGCTATGTCGCGCAATTGGAAGACTACATGGATGCGCTGCGCAAATCCGGCGACTCCATCGGCGCCAAGCTCGCCGTCGTCGCGCACAACGTGCCGGTCGGCTGGGGCGAACCGGTGTTCGACCGTATCGACGCCGACATCGCGCATGCCTTGATGGGCATCAATGCAGTGAAGGGCGTGGAGATCGGCGCGGGCTTCGGTTGCGTCACGCAGAAAGGCAGCGAGCATGGTGACGAACTCACGCCGAATGGTTTCGCATCCAATCACGCGGGCGGCATCCTCGGCGGCATCACCACCGGGCAGGACATCGTCGCACGTTACGCCATCAAACCGACATCGAGCATCCGCATCGAGCGCGATTCGATCAACAAGGCGGGGGAGGCGGTGAAGGTCTCGACCGAGGGGCGGCATGATCCCTGTGTGGGCATCCGTGCCACGCCGATCGCGGAGGCGATGGTGGCGTTGGTGTTGATGGATCATGCGTTGAGGAATAGGGGGCAGTGTGGGGATGTGGTTTGTGAGACTCCTCAGATTCGTTAG
- a CDS encoding HNH endonuclease — MKFELEESLRGASDEELLEDMRCSAKALGKETITIAEYEERGKAHPSTIQRRFGSWVKALKLAGLQPSRSKIGITDDELFENIKALWISLGRQPRYNEVRAPNSRFSARTYENRFGSWSKALGRFVAWVNSDSPEQPQQEEDQGAVDLTLKIASTKRRARREISDRQRFRILVRDGFRCKSCGRSPLSEAGVELHVDHILPWSKGGETNDDNLEIKCKRCNLGKGNAFNV; from the coding sequence ATGAAGTTTGAATTGGAAGAAAGTCTTAGGGGCGCCTCCGACGAGGAGTTGTTGGAAGATATGCGTTGCAGTGCTAAAGCACTTGGCAAAGAGACGATTACTATTGCCGAATACGAGGAAAGAGGGAAAGCCCATCCAAGTACTATTCAACGAAGATTTGGGTCGTGGGTTAAGGCATTAAAACTGGCGGGCTTGCAACCAAGCCGGTCAAAAATTGGAATTACTGATGATGAACTCTTCGAGAACATCAAGGCGCTATGGATAAGTCTAGGGCGCCAACCCAGATACAACGAGGTAAGAGCGCCCAACTCTCGGTTCTCCGCTCGTACATATGAAAACCGTTTTGGTTCATGGTCAAAGGCGCTTGGCAGATTTGTAGCATGGGTCAACTCTGACTCACCAGAACAACCCCAGCAAGAAGAAGATCAAGGCGCAGTGGACTTAACCTTGAAAATTGCTTCTACAAAGCGTCGCGCTCGCCGTGAAATATCAGATCGACAAAGATTTAGAATTCTCGTAAGGGATGGTTTTCGGTGCAAATCTTGCGGTCGGAGCCCATTGTCTGAGGCGGGTGTTGAATTGCACGTTGATCATATTTTGCCTTGGTCAAAAGGCGGTGAGACGAACGACGATAACCTTGAAATCAAGTGCAAACGATGCAACCTTGGCAAGGGAAACGCGTTCAATGTTTGA
- a CDS encoding DUF2238 domain-containing protein, with protein sequence MQRQTALITAAALLILILLVSAIRPYDYPTWFMEVLPVMIALPVMAATYKRFPLTTLLYTLIFVHALILIGGGHYTYARVPLGFWLQDVLGTVRNPYDKIGHFAQGLVPFMVAREILWRGGYVTGRRMTAFLSVCAVMFVSSCYELVEWWAALFMGQGADEFLGTQGDEWDTQSDMFFALLGALAAMLALSRLHDRQMDELKRAS encoded by the coding sequence ATGCAGCGCCAAACTGCCCTCATTACCGCCGCTGCGCTGCTGATCCTCATCCTGCTGGTCTCCGCCATCCGTCCCTACGACTACCCCACCTGGTTCATGGAGGTGCTGCCGGTGATGATCGCGTTGCCGGTGATGGCGGCGACGTACAAACGCTTCCCGCTGACGACGCTGCTATACACGCTGATCTTCGTGCACGCGCTGATCCTGATCGGCGGCGGGCACTACACCTATGCGCGGGTGCCGCTGGGGTTCTGGCTGCAGGATGTGCTGGGGACGGTGCGCAACCCGTACGACAAGATCGGCCATTTCGCGCAGGGTCTCGTGCCGTTCATGGTCGCGCGCGAGATCCTGTGGCGCGGCGGTTATGTGACCGGCAGGCGGATGACGGCGTTCTTGTCGGTGTGCGCGGTGATGTTCGTCAGTTCGTGCTACGAGCTGGTCGAGTGGTGGGCGGCGCTGTTCATGGGGCAGGGTGCGGACGAGTTCCTCGGCACGCAGGGCGACGAATGGGATACGCAGTCGGACATGTTCTTCGCGTTGCTTGGCGCGCTTGCGGCGATGCTGGCACTGTCGCGCCTGCATGACCGTCAAATGGATGAATTGAAGCGGGCGTCGTAG
- a CDS encoding glycosyltransferase family 39 protein: MYFIKPTDPHPITPAKAVLLGLLILVWAATGLVGHDPWKPDEAQGFGIVYSMLQSGDWLVPTLVGEPYLDKPPLYYWTAALSAQLFAPLLPLHDGARLASGLYVALALLFTGLAGRKLYGENRGWAAAVILIGCLGMLVRAHQMITDLALLAGCAMMLYGFAHSQERAVRAGIWIGTGIGIGFLSKGFIAPVLFVLIAACLPLLSDRWRGRRYYSSLAVAALGALPWLTVWPLLLYLHSPQLFADWAWTHNIGNWLGYASHGPGRESFYYLKNLPWLAWPALPLAAWVVWQSRRRLAQRDDLQLPLVAFGVMLVTLSFVPNIKEVFALPMLLPLTLLATASLSALKRGAANALDWFGLMTFALVAIAMWWGWAGLLLNNHAKITLWLKDYQPGFEPSFDAVPFWIAVTATVLWLVLVWRVGRSMRRAVTNWAAGITLVWVLAMTLWLPWLDSGKSYRSMVASLKQAMPQQYRCVGYDYLGDGQRAMLHYFGDILTREDRRERCDLRLIQGDRLSKPLLDETRWEKIWEGSRKGDKSEHYRLYRRI; this comes from the coding sequence ATGTATTTCATCAAGCCGACCGACCCCCACCCGATCACGCCCGCCAAGGCCGTGCTGCTCGGCTTGCTGATCCTGGTCTGGGCGGCCACCGGACTGGTCGGCCACGATCCGTGGAAGCCGGACGAGGCACAGGGATTCGGCATCGTCTATTCGATGCTGCAAAGCGGCGACTGGCTGGTGCCCACGTTGGTCGGCGAACCTTATCTGGACAAGCCGCCGCTGTACTACTGGACCGCCGCCCTGTCCGCCCAACTGTTCGCGCCGTTGCTGCCGCTGCACGACGGCGCACGCCTCGCCAGCGGCCTGTACGTCGCGCTGGCGCTACTGTTCACCGGACTCGCCGGCCGCAAGCTGTACGGCGAGAATCGCGGCTGGGCCGCGGCCGTCATCCTGATCGGCTGCCTCGGCATGCTGGTGCGCGCGCACCAGATGATCACCGACCTCGCCCTGCTCGCCGGTTGCGCGATGATGTTGTACGGCTTCGCACACAGCCAGGAACGCGCCGTGCGCGCCGGCATCTGGATCGGCACCGGCATCGGTATCGGCTTCCTGTCCAAGGGCTTCATCGCGCCCGTCCTGTTCGTGCTGATCGCGGCCTGCCTGCCGCTGTTGTCCGACAGATGGCGCGGGCGCAGGTACTACTCCAGCCTGGCCGTCGCCGCGCTCGGCGCACTGCCGTGGCTCACCGTCTGGCCGCTGCTGCTGTACCTGCATTCGCCGCAACTGTTCGCCGACTGGGCGTGGACGCACAACATCGGCAACTGGCTGGGCTACGCGTCGCACGGCCCGGGCAGGGAATCGTTCTACTACCTGAAGAACCTGCCGTGGCTGGCCTGGCCGGCGCTGCCGCTGGCGGCGTGGGTCGTGTGGCAATCGCGCCGCCGCCTGGCGCAACGCGACGACCTGCAACTGCCGCTGGTCGCCTTCGGCGTGATGCTGGTCACGCTCAGCTTCGTACCCAATATCAAGGAAGTTTTCGCGCTGCCGATGCTGCTGCCGCTCACCCTGCTCGCCACCGCCTCACTGTCCGCGCTCAAGCGCGGCGCGGCCAACGCGCTGGACTGGTTCGGCCTGATGACCTTCGCGCTGGTCGCCATCGCGATGTGGTGGGGCTGGGCCGGCCTGCTGCTGAACAACCACGCCAAGATCACGCTGTGGCTGAAGGACTACCAGCCCGGCTTCGAACCGTCCTTCGATGCCGTGCCGTTCTGGATCGCCGTCACCGCCACCGTGCTGTGGCTGGTGCTGGTATGGCGCGTCGGCCGCTCGATGCGCCGCGCCGTCACCAACTGGGCGGCCGGTATCACGCTGGTCTGGGTGCTGGCGATGACGCTGTGGCTGCCGTGGCTGGACAGCGGCAAGAGCTACCGCAGCATGGTCGCCTCGCTGAAACAGGCCATGCCGCAACAATACCGCTGCGTCGGTTATGACTACCTCGGCGACGGCCAGCGCGCGATGCTGCACTACTTCGGCGACATCCTCACCCGCGAAGACCGCAGGGAACGGTGCGACCTGCGCCTGATCCAGGGCGACCGGCTATCCAAGCCGCTGCTCGACGAAACGCGCTGGGAAAAGATCTGGGAAGGCAGCCGCAAGGGCGACAAGAGCGAGCATTACCGGCTGTACCGGCGCATCTGA
- a CDS encoding M48 family metalloprotease has protein sequence MRLLIIALALALLSGCAQNPVTGGNDFVMMSENQEVAVGRQNDALIKKQYKVYGSKALQDYVNSVGQKIAKQSHRPGLQYHFTVLDTPDINAFALPGGYVYITRGILAYLNSEAELAAVLGHEIGHVTARHGVRQQSAAQAANIGLTIASIFVPEIGSAVGQNLSNIIGGALLSGYGRDHELEADRLGAEYLARTEYDPQAIIKVIGVLKNQELKDAELAKQEGREPRRYHGLFASHPDNDTRLQQAVGEAGKNASAHAHAEGREAFLAATDGMQFGDNSDQGVVRNNTFYHGDLGIVVAFPATWQVHNLPTALVAVSPGGEATLQMKMDQQPRGTPAEYARRMIGSGADVRQLDLNGLSAATFELPNVMGGVIYQDKYAYVLQAQAKSRGGLAAHRNDIFDTVRSFHTLSTEERKWVKPLGIHVISVRPGETYAALSKGSPLGKSAETYLRLINAQYPDGEPRVGQPLKIVK, from the coding sequence ATGCGTCTACTGATTATTGCCCTTGCCCTCGCCCTGCTGTCCGGCTGCGCCCAGAACCCGGTCACCGGCGGCAACGACTTCGTGATGATGTCGGAAAACCAGGAGGTCGCGGTCGGCCGCCAGAACGACGCGCTGATCAAGAAACAATACAAGGTCTACGGATCGAAAGCGCTGCAGGACTACGTCAACAGCGTCGGTCAGAAGATCGCCAAGCAGAGCCATCGCCCCGGCCTGCAATACCACTTCACCGTGCTGGACACGCCCGACATCAACGCGTTCGCGCTGCCCGGCGGCTATGTCTACATCACGCGCGGCATCCTCGCCTATCTCAACAGCGAGGCGGAACTGGCTGCCGTGCTGGGGCACGAGATCGGCCACGTCACGGCACGCCACGGCGTGCGCCAGCAGAGCGCGGCGCAGGCGGCCAACATCGGCCTGACCATCGCCTCCATCTTTGTGCCCGAGATCGGCTCGGCGGTCGGGCAAAACCTGAGCAACATCATCGGCGGCGCGCTGCTGTCCGGGTACGGGCGCGACCACGAACTGGAGGCCGACCGGCTCGGCGCCGAATACCTGGCACGCACCGAGTACGACCCGCAAGCCATCATCAAAGTCATCGGCGTACTGAAGAACCAGGAACTGAAGGACGCCGAACTGGCCAAGCAGGAAGGCCGCGAACCGCGCCGCTACCACGGCCTGTTCGCCTCGCACCCGGACAACGACACGCGATTGCAACAGGCGGTGGGCGAAGCAGGCAAGAACGCCTCGGCCCATGCCCATGCCGAAGGTCGCGAAGCCTTCCTTGCCGCCACCGATGGCATGCAGTTCGGCGACAACAGCGATCAGGGCGTGGTACGCAACAACACTTTCTATCACGGTGACCTCGGCATCGTGGTCGCCTTCCCGGCAACCTGGCAGGTGCATAACCTGCCCACCGCGCTGGTCGCGGTCAGTCCCGGCGGCGAAGCGACGCTACAGATGAAGATGGACCAGCAGCCGCGCGGCACCCCGGCCGAATATGCACGCCGCATGATCGGCTCCGGAGCGGATGTACGGCAACTCGACCTCAACGGCCTGTCCGCGGCGACGTTCGAACTGCCGAACGTGATGGGCGGCGTGATCTACCAGGACAAATATGCCTACGTCCTGCAGGCACAAGCCAAGTCGCGCGGCGGCCTCGCGGCACACCGCAACGACATCTTCGACACCGTGCGCAGCTTCCATACGCTCAGCACCGAAGAACGCAAATGGGTCAAACCACTCGGCATCCATGTCATCTCCGTGCGCCCGGGCGAGACCTATGCCGCACTGTCGAAAGGCTCACCGCTGGGCAAATCGGCGGAAACCTATCTGCGCCTGATCAACGCGCAATACCCGGACGGCGAACCCAGGGTCGGCCAGCCACTCAAGATCGTGAAGTAA
- the rpmE gene encoding 50S ribosomal protein L31: MKENIHPNYQELTVTCSCGNSFKTKSALGKPAMHVEVCSECHPFYTGTQKIVDTAGRIDKFRQKYGTKAAA; this comes from the coding sequence ATGAAAGAGAACATCCACCCGAATTATCAGGAACTGACCGTGACCTGCAGTTGCGGCAACAGTTTCAAGACCAAATCCGCGCTCGGTAAGCCCGCGATGCATGTCGAAGTCTGCTCGGAATGCCATCCGTTCTATACCGGCACGCAGAAGATCGTCGACACTGCCGGTCGTATCGACAAGTTCCGCCAGAAATACGGCACCAAGGCTGCGGCGTAA
- a CDS encoding YbdD/YjiX family protein, which produces MGQRLSSLLRDPLATILRWHDRGWQALRRLSGDDGYERYLAHHAAAHPDTPAMTRNAWFAREQERKWNGIKRCC; this is translated from the coding sequence ATGGGCCAGAGACTGAGCAGCCTGCTGCGCGATCCGCTCGCCACGATCCTCCGCTGGCATGACCGGGGTTGGCAGGCCTTACGCCGTCTCAGCGGCGACGACGGTTACGAGCGCTATCTGGCGCATCACGCCGCCGCCCATCCGGACACCCCGGCCATGACGCGCAACGCGTGGTTCGCCCGCGAACAGGAACGCAAGTGGAACGGCATCAAGCGCTGCTGCTAG